In Meriones unguiculatus strain TT.TT164.6M chromosome 17, Bangor_MerUng_6.1, whole genome shotgun sequence, a single window of DNA contains:
- the C2cd4c gene encoding C2 calcium-dependent domain-containing protein 4C — protein MRKTNMWFLERLRGSGENGASRGVGGEARDKAAKGPLYSNVLTPDKIPDFFIPPKLPSGPTEAEGQADLGPSTSEQNLASPGPRRSPRSPRLPVKLASESRSLLKAATRHVIQIESAEDWTAEEATNADPQAQGAMSLPSVPKAQTSYGFATLAESPHTRRKESLFHSEHGALAQVGSPGAGRRRAGAKANGGDGGSREVGGTLMSPSRYFSGGESDTGSSAESSPFGSPLLSRSVSLLKGFAQDSQAKVSQLKQSVGRHGSLSADDSTPDTSPGVRRRLTRRATPEPGPESGQAPRGEHTVRMGTRGSVRLLAEYEAAQARLRVRLLAAEGLYDRPCDARSINCCVGLCLVPGKLQKQRSTIIKNSRHPIFNEDFFFDGLGPASVRKLALRIKVVNKGSSLKRDTLLGEEELPLTSLLPFL, from the coding sequence ATGAGGAAAACCAACATGTGGTTCCTGGAACGGCTTCGGGGGTCTGGGGAGAACGGAGCCAGCCGCGGGGTGGGTGGAGAGGCTCGGGACAAGGCCGCCAAGGGCCCCCTTTATAGCAACGTGCTGACTCCGGACAAGATCCCCGACTTCTTCATCCCACCCAAGCTGCCCTCAGGCCCCACAGAGGCTGAAGGGCAGGCGGACCTGGGCCCGTCCACCTCAGAGCAGAACCTGGCCTCGCCTGGGCCCCGCCGATCGCCTCGCAGCCCCAGGCTGCCGGTCAAGCTGGCCTCGGAGAGCAGGAGCCTGCTGAAGGCAGCCACACGGCACGTGATTCAGATAGAGAGTGCAGAGGACTGGACAGCCGAGGAGGCCACCAACGCCGACCCCCAGGCACAGGGTGCCATGTCACTGCCCTCTGTGCCCAAGGCACAGACGTCCTATGGCTTTGCCACACTGGCGGAGAGTCCCCATACCAGACGCAAGGAGTCCCTTTTCCACAGTGAGCACGGGGCCCTGGCCCAGGTGGGCTCCCCTGGCGCTGGGCGCCGGCGAGCAGGTGCCAAGGCCAATGGGGGTGATGGGGGATCCCGGGAGGTTGGGGGGACCCTCATGAGCCCCAGCCGCTACTTCAGTGGCGGGGAAAGTGACACAGGGTCCTCTGCGGAGTCCTCCCCCTTCGGGTCCCCTCTGCTCTCTCGCTCCGTGTCGCTGCTCAAGGGCTtcgcccaggacagccaggccaaaGTGAGCCAGCTGAAACAGTCGGTGGGTCGCCATGGCTCCCTGTCTGCCGACGACAGCACGCCAGACACCAGCCCAGGTGTCCGTCGCCGCTTGACCCGCAGGGCCACCCCGGAGCCGGGCCCTGAGTCTGGCCAGGCCCCACGTGGAGAGCACACAGTGCGGATGGGCACCAGGGGCAGCGTGCGGCTGCTGGCGGAGTACGAGGCGGCTCAGGCCCGCCTGCGTGTGCGCCTGCTGGCGGCCGAGGGTCTCTACGACCGGCCCTGCGACGCCAGGAGCATCAACTGCTGCGTGGGGCTGTGCCTGGTCCCCGGGAAGCTGCAGAAGCAGCGGAGCACCATCATCAAAAACAGCCGCCACCCCATCTTCAACGAGGACTTCTTCTTTGATGGCCTGGGCCCAGCCAGTGTGCGCAAGCTGGCCCTCAGGATCAAGGTGGTCAATAAGGGGAGCAGCCTCAAGCGGGACACACTCCTGGGGGAGGAGGAACTGCCACTGACCTCTCTGCTGCCCTTTCTGTGA